DNA from Roseimicrobium sp. ORNL1:
TGTACTTCACACCGGCTTTCGCCATGAGGTCGCCCTCATAGGTGGCATCGATGAACATCGTCGCCTTGAACTCGCGACCACTTTCCATGACAATGGAGGTGATGCGCGGGCCGTCCCTGCGCACGCCGTTCTTCAGATCGAGGCGTTCGTTGAAGACCACTTGCACGCCTGCTTCGCGCGCCATGTCATTGAAGACTTTCTCCGCGGCGCTTGGCTCGAAGAGGAACTGCGATTTGATCTCCTCCATGCGCTTCCCGTCCACACCCCAGATCTTTGGGAGCCAGTTGAGGAACTCCTCGCGTGTGCCCGTCTTCCAGGACGTGGGCTCTGTGTAGTGAAGGTAGACCCTCTGGTAGAACTCCCGTGCCAGTCCACCGATGGTATCGGTGGAGCCATTGTCCGTCATACCCAGGCCACTGGCACTCATGCCACCCAGATGTTTGCCGGGCTCGACGATGGTGACACGTTTACCCATGCGCGCTGCCTGCACCGCAGAGGTGACGCCTGCGGAAGTGCCGCCGTAGACGATGATGTCCGTGGGTTCGTCCGCTCGTGTTTCAAAGACATGAAGGAGAAGGAAGGCCGCGAGAAGAAGGAGGCGTTTCATGAGCAGACAGTCGGAAGGTGAAACGGGGCGAAGGAGGGCAATATGCGTGGACGTTTTCGCCGAGAGGTCCCTCACGACTGGACCTCCAAGTGTGTCGATGATGCGGCGGGTGTGTGACGACTCGCGGCAGCCCAATCTTTCCACTGCCGCGTGCCTAATTGTGGGTTCCGAGAAGGCGTGAGATGGCAGTATAAAATCCGTATACTGCCAGCGCACCTACAAATAGGGAGAGGAGGCACCCAAGGGAACGTCGCCACGCGCTCTTCGCAGTGGACTTTTGGAGTGTATCGAGGCTGTGCTCAGAGATCACTTCAAACACCAGAGAACCTCGCGACTTGGGAGAGTGTTCTTCGGTGACGTAGTGCTCAACCCTTCCGTCGCCCTTGTCTGCCAGGGACTGCAGGTCTACGGCAAGATTCCGAAGATCTGTGGGGGTGGTTAGCACCACGGTGTTGCTATAGCCAGGATGCCCGGACTCGGTGCGGAGGACGTAGCGATTCCTCGGTGAGGAAGTTTTGCCCGTTCCGTCTTCTTGTTCCTGGGAGTTCATCGCAGGTGACTACTTCGCCGTCGTCTGCTCCTTGAGCAACTCAGACGGTGTCAGGAAGCGGCAACCTTGATCACGGAGATACAGCACCGCCTTCTTGAAGTTCTCAAAGCGCGCGTCATCCCATTGATTCGGATGTCCCTGGATGACGAAGTAGGGTACGGAGTCCTTCTTCGTCTCGTAGGTCTTTTGCACATTTTCCGGATTGGGAACGAAGAGCGGCTTCTCCAGCTCCATGAGGCGCTGCACCACGAACTTGCTGGTGGTCACACCCTTCGGCGGTCCGTAGTAGAAGACCATCTTGATTTCCGGGATTCCGTCGAGTGCCTTGTACGTGGTGCCGTCGATGGCGGTGCTGTGCGGACCGAAAGCCATCATTTCAATGCCGGTCTTCTGCTTCACGAGGTCGATCGACTTGCGGAACATCGCAGCCTGCTCCTCCGGCGTGCCGCCCATGTATTCCGCTGTGCGACCATTCACCTTCATCTCCGGGGGGAGCAGGCGAGCGTAGTAGCCGTGGTGCCAAATCTCGAGATACCCCTTGGCGACGTGTTCCTTGATCCAGTCGACGTAGGCCGGGCAGTCGCCTTCCAAGGAGTCGCTGAGAATGCCGTAGGAATATTTGAGTTTCTCACCCTCCAGGAAATCTGCGGTGCGCTGGAAGCGAGGCGAGACCGAGGCGGTCGGTGGCTTGCCGCCTTTCACGAGGTCATCGAGCTTCAGCACGATGGCGAGGGGCTTCTTGGCGGACTCGGTGGCGGCGGGAGCCTGGGCAAATGCAGTGGCATTGGCAAGCAGGGCAAACGCGAGACAGGCAACGGCGAAGAAGGAAAGCGGCTTCATGCGAGGAGATGCCTAGATGTTGATTGCCGCGGCCTGAGATTTCGAGACATTTCTGATCCCGGCGGCTTCTTTCACGGCCGCGAGCTCCAGCGGCAGGTGTTTTTTGAAAAGCAGGATGTCCGCGCTGTGGATGAGCAGGTTTGCCCCCAGCTTCAAGAAACGGGCCTGCTGCTCGATGCTGCCCCAGAAGTGAATGCCCGCGCCGATACCCGCTGCTCGCGCCTTGCGGAAGATGGTTTCACAGGCGGCGAGGAAGTCCGGATGGTCGTACTGCTCCGGCACGCCGAGATTGCATGAGAGATCGTGCGGACCGATGAGCACGGCATCGAGTCCGGGAACGGCGAGAATGTCATCCAGCGCATCGATGGCGGGCTGGCTTTCGATGTTCACAATGAGCAAGCGGTCGGCAGCGGCTGAGGTGATGTATTCGTGGAGGTTGGGCTCCGCGGCAGCGCCGTCCAGCATGGACTGCAGCTTGCCACCTTTGATGGGCCGCAACTTTACCGCGCCACGCAGGGCCTGCACCTGAGCGGTAGTCTCGATGTAAGGAGCGATGATGCCAGCGGCGCCTCCATCCAGCACCATAGTGGCCTCATAGGGACTGGGCGAGGGGATACGCACCAGCGGCGCGAGCCCCATGCTGCCGTAGATCTGGCACATCCAGGAGAGTTGCTCGCGATCGAGCGCGATGTGTTCCGTGTCGATGAAGACGAAATCCAACCCGCAACTCCGCACCGCCTCCGGCCACCGTGGGGAGGGAGAGACAATCAACGTGCCAAAGACGTGTTGTCCCTCGTGGAGGGCGGCGGAGAGTTCGCGGGCATTCATCGAGCAGGAACGAAGGGGCGCTATTTGCGTGGTTACTTTTTCTTCTTGGTTTTCTCGGAGGCCTCCTGCATCTCCTTCGTCCACTCCAGCACCTGGTGGTCGGCGATGAGTCTCTCGCGAAGCTTGGCGTAGTCCACCTTTTGCACAGACGTGCCGGTATCGATGGCCTGCACTGCGGCAGTCGCGGCGGACTGGCCGAGAATCATGAACACCGGTTCCATGCGGATGGAACCGTACGCCACGTGCGTGGAGGAGAGGCACACGGAGACGAGCAGATTCGAGCACTCGGATTCACGCGGTACGATGCTACGGTAGCTCACGGGGTAGGGATGCGGCACTTTGATCTCGATGCAACCCTCAGCCTTCACCTTGCCATCTACGAGGACACGCGAGGTGTGGTGGGAGTCCATGGTGTAGCTGGCGAGACCCACGCTGTCAGGCACCACTTCCCGGCTGTCGCAGTTCTTTTGCGTCATCACGTAGTCAGAAACCATCCGGCGGCCTTCACGCACATAGAGCTCGTGTGGCCAGCCATTGGTCTCGGCGAATTCGCCCTTCGGCAGGCCGAAGCCATTGGTGAACTCGCGTACCATTTCCGGCAGCTTCTCATCATGCGCGAGGAACCACATCATGCCCTGCTGGTAGGTCACGTGCTGCTGGAAGATTTTTTCGCGCGTCTCATAGTCCGCATCCGGCCAGTCATTGCTGGCGCCGACGAAGTCCGTGGAGATGGGGCCGGCGTTGTTACAATCGCCGATATTGAGCTTCACGGGGCCGCTGCCGTAGGTGAACTTCCACTCGGCATTCGGGTCTGTCGTGAGGTAACGCTCCAGCAGGGCGAAGTCGCCGCGGTTGTAGCCTTCCGGCTTGGGCCACGCGATGCCATCTGCGGCCTTCACCGCCCACATGCGGAAGTTGTAAGCCTGCACGAGTTTGTCGCCGGTACCGGGCGCGGGCAGCGGACCATCGGTGATGCCGGGCAGCAATCCGCTGCTGGAATCGCCGGGCTTAACATGCGGGTCCACGGGGAAGCGAAACTGGTGGGTCTTCGCGAGTTGGAAGCCATTCACCGTTTCGCCATAGGTGCTGTTGTCCTCGCGACCCACGAAGTACTTCACGCCGGCTCGTGCGAAGAGGTCACCCTCATAGGTGGCATCGATGAACATCTTGGCTTCGATGCGATTGCCGTTTTCAAAGACGAGCGCGGTGATGCGGTTGCCATCCTTCTCCACGGTCTTGAGGCGATGCTCGTAGTAGACAGGCACATTGGCCGTGCTGAGCATCTTCTGGAAGATGACCTCGGCCTGGGAAGGACGGAAGCCCAGCTCGCCGCTCACATCATTCATGGCCTCGCGCTTCGCGGTGCTGGCGCTTTTCAGGAACTCCGCACCCATGCCGCCGATGGAGCGTGCATTCCCCACGTCTACCGCGGTGAGGCCACCGGAGGTCATGCCACCCACATGACGGCGGAAGACAGCAAGCGCCGCCTTCTTCCCAAGGCGATGCGCCTGCGTCGCGGCGGCCACGCCACCGGGAGTGCCACCGTACACGCACACATCCACCTGGATGGTCTGCGCGGGATTCGCCGCTGGCACGGGGTAGTAGTAGCGAAGACCGGGGTTCGGCGTGGCAGGGCCGTCAGCAGCAGACGCCAGGGAGGCGGTACAGACGCACGTGGCCGCTGTGGCGAGGGAGAGAAGCAGGCGATTCATAAAGAATTCAGTCCGTGGGATGGTTTTTTGGACGGGAGAACTGGGGGAGGTCATTCTCATGACGGCTTGCCGGCGATCGCAGCGAGACTGAAGAGTTTTGCGTTCTTGAGTTCAATCAAGATGCGCACCGGGCGGTCTGTGGGGACGGTGGCTCCCGACTTCCATGAGGCTTCCCATTGCGTGGCGTCTTCGCGTAGTCCGCTACTCTCATCGAGACTGAGCCCCGGGATGGGTGAACCGTTTGCCTCCAGCGTCGCGATGCGTACAAGCCCATGCTTTCCTGTGGCGGCATTGATGATGAGGCGGGTAGAAGTGAGGTGGAGGGGAATGGTCTGCACGCTGCCTATTGCGTCTTTTGCATCCAGTGAAGCAAAGCCGTGCCTCCGCCAGACAGCGCGACCGATGGCATTGCGTTTCTCTGGAAGCGCTCCTCCATGGGAAGTCGTGAGTCCCGTGTAGTACATCCACGTTTCATCTCCCACGTGCACCGCCGTGCTCGATACGCTGAGGATGGTGCCAGCGTCAAAGCCACCCGGTGCGCCGCGCGCGATGACCGGAACACGCGGCTCCGTACGCTGCCAGTGGAGTCCATCTGCGCTCGTGATCAGCTGGACATCAATGTAGCCATCCGTGGGACTCTGACCTTTGGGGAAGGGGATGGACTTGCCTTCCGGTGAGAGGTTCTTGCGGTCGGGCGCAGTGACGCGGAAGATGGCGGGGAAGCCGAGATAGCCCGCAGCATGCGGGAGCACGGACATGTTGTTCACCTCGGTGCGCTGCTTGGGTTCGGTGATCCAGTCGTCATCAGCTTCGTCCGGGGCGAAGGTGAGTTCCGCCTTGCTCCAGGTCGCAAAATCCTTGCTGCGTGAAAGCCACACCGTGCGACGCGACGTGCCGCGGATGGTGGCGTGCAAGCGATGGTAGGCGAGGTAGTCTCCGGTGGTGGGGTCTTGCGCGAGGCTGATGTTGTCTCCCTCGGGAAAGATGGGTTTCTTGTCCGGATAGCTGGTCCACTTCAGGCCGTCGGGTGAGACGGCCGCGTAGTAGTCACCTCCGAAGTAGCCGAGCATCTTCCAGCGCTTGGCCGGGTCCGTCTCGTGCTTGTCTAGCAGCACGCTGGGACTGTGCAGGTCAAATACGATGTTGTTCGCCTTGGAACCGGCGAAAGCGTGCAGATTCAGCACAGGCTTCTCCCACGTGATGCCGTCTCGCGAGGTGGCATACAGCACCACATCATAGCGGTTCCGCCGGAATCCAGGAACCGCGATGTCCTTGATATTCGGGATGGCTTCCTGCCGGGTGAGGTACCACATGCGGAAGCCCCCGCTGGATTCATCCGGATAGACGGAACCGTGGATGTAGACCCGGTCGCCTTCCCAGAATTTATCCGCCTGCAGCACCGGCGTGGTGGACTGTTTTGCGGGATGAATGGTACGTGTGACGCCGCTCTTTGAGGAGATGCCGCTGTCGTCCGCGAAGAGCAGCGGCAACTCGCCCAAGTTGATACTCCTCTCCTCTGCTGAGGCGCCTGTGCTCGTGAAG
Protein-coding regions in this window:
- a CDS encoding aldolase/citrate lyase family protein gives rise to the protein MNARELSAALHEGQHVFGTLIVSPSPRWPEAVRSCGLDFVFIDTEHIALDREQLSWMCQIYGSMGLAPLVRIPSPSPYEATMVLDGGAAGIIAPYIETTAQVQALRGAVKLRPIKGGKLQSMLDGAAAEPNLHEYITSAAADRLLIVNIESQPAIDALDDILAVPGLDAVLIGPHDLSCNLGVPEQYDHPDFLAACETIFRKARAAGIGAGIHFWGSIEQQARFLKLGANLLIHSADILLFKKHLPLELAAVKEAAGIRNVSKSQAAAINI
- a CDS encoding FAD-dependent oxidoreductase encodes the protein MNRLLLSLATAATCVCTASLASAADGPATPNPGLRYYYPVPAANPAQTIQVDVCVYGGTPGGVAAATQAHRLGKKAALAVFRRHVGGMTSGGLTAVDVGNARSIGGMGAEFLKSASTAKREAMNDVSGELGFRPSQAEVIFQKMLSTANVPVYYEHRLKTVEKDGNRITALVFENGNRIEAKMFIDATYEGDLFARAGVKYFVGREDNSTYGETVNGFQLAKTHQFRFPVDPHVKPGDSSSGLLPGITDGPLPAPGTGDKLVQAYNFRMWAVKAADGIAWPKPEGYNRGDFALLERYLTTDPNAEWKFTYGSGPVKLNIGDCNNAGPISTDFVGASNDWPDADYETREKIFQQHVTYQQGMMWFLAHDEKLPEMVREFTNGFGLPKGEFAETNGWPHELYVREGRRMVSDYVMTQKNCDSREVVPDSVGLASYTMDSHHTSRVLVDGKVKAEGCIEIKVPHPYPVSYRSIVPRESECSNLLVSVCLSSTHVAYGSIRMEPVFMILGQSAATAAVQAIDTGTSVQKVDYAKLRERLIADHQVLEWTKEMQEASEKTKKKK